In Panicum virgatum strain AP13 chromosome 4N, P.virgatum_v5, whole genome shotgun sequence, a single window of DNA contains:
- the LOC120670003 gene encoding RNA-binding KH domain-containing protein RCF3-like, which produces MDRSRSKRGYHYDQDSPPPRSKQRFDRRSGGGGQNPNSGYHRRGPPGGGGSSDRRGFLPPDAAPPPPPPPPPPPSAAAGAPGAASTITSFRILCPECKAYGLSPGFVAKVRDDSGALVTVHPPFAGDYVRVIETVDGARREADGRPPMYSPAQEALLMVHRRILETEAEDGDEDGEYGPRGKDPRDRGKTTTRLIVPKLHVGCLLGKGGKIIEQMRMETKTHIRILPRDQHTPRCVSLSEEVVQVVGDGNCVRKAVAIITDRLKESLHRDRGPFRGRMNSPEPRISQEDEYLGGVQQMPLYEETYGRPDQIRNNIGMEPPGYEFDSNGGKVIEHPNILYDAIVFRILCPNDKASSLVSTRDGIIEMLQADVGVDVRLTDIIAGSDERVVIITSREGPDHELFPAQEALLHIQTHIVDLGPDKDNIITTRLLVPSSEIACFDGREGSLSDIQRQTSANVQILPREDLPSCALDSDELIQIVGDIRAARNALMHITTKLRSYLYREMSGPIQVGNINVHGAISPATGSPRGPYQGNDIPMGPYHQAPQLTASWHSKDSGGSASGSFEQGSNINDDIRQNASKRFAVPLVTRSTLEVVIPNSAVASLTMRAGSKLAQISEMSGATVTLADDRPGILEKVVQISGTPEQTEKAKSLLQGFILSIQDDS; this is translated from the exons ATGGATCGTTCCCGCTCCAAGCGCGGCTACCACTACGACCAggactcgccgccgccccgctccaAGCAGCGCTTCGACCgccgcagcggtggcggcggccagaACCCAAACTCTGGTTACCACCGCCGCGGGCcacccggaggcggcggctcctccgACCGCCGCGGCTTCCTTCCCCCTGatgccgcgccgcccccgcccccgcccccgcctcccCCACCGTCGGCCGCTGCGGGGGCGCCGGGCGCCGCGTCCACCATCACCTCCTTCCGCATCCTGTGCCCCGAATGCAAGGCCTACGGCTTATCGCCCGGCTTCGTCGCCAAGGTCCGCGACGACAGCGGCGCGCTCGTCACCGTGCACCCGCCCTTCGCTGGCGACTACGTCCGGGTCATCGAGACGGTCGACGGCGCGCGGCGCGAGGCTGACGGCCGCCCCCCCATGTACTCTCCGGCGCAGGAGGCGCTCCTCATGGTGCACCGCCGGATTCTCGAGACGGAAGCCGAGGATGGCGACGAGGATGGCGAGTACGGGCCCAGGGGGAAGGACCCGCGGGACAGGGGGAAGACCACCACGCGCCTCATCGTGCCCAAACTTCACGTTGGATGCCTGCTCGGCAAGGGCGGTAAGATCATCGAGCAGATGAGGATGGAGACCAAGACGCACATCAGGATTCTGCCGCGCGACCAGCATACGCCGCGCTGTGTGTCCTTGTCCGAGGAGGTTGTACAG GTTGTTGGAGATGGAAACTGTGTTAGGAAGGCTGTAGCAATAATCACTGATCGCCTAAAGGAAAGCTTACACCGCGATCGTGGTCCTTTCCGAGGGCGAATGAATTCACCAGAGCCTCGAATTTCTCAGGAAGATGAATACCTGGGTGGTGTTCAGCAGATGCCTTTATATGAAGAAACTTACGGACGACCTGATCAGATTAGGAACAATATTGGCATGGAGCCACCAGGGTATGAGTTTGATTCAAATGGTGGCAAGGTCATTGAACACCCAAATATTCTGTATGATGCTATCGTATTTCGAATTCTTTGCCCAAATGACAAGGCTAGCAGTTTAGTTTCGACGCGTGATGGAATAATAGAGATGCTACAGGCAGATGTTGGTGTTGATGTTAGGCTTACTGATATTATTGCTGGTTCTGATGAAAGGGTTGTAATCATCACATCAAGAGAG GGCCCAGACCATGAGCTTTTCCCAGCCCAGGAAGCACTGCTGCACATCCAAACTCATATTGTAGACCTTGGCCCTGATAAGGATAACATTATCACGACAAGACTACTTGTACCTTCAAGTGAAATTGCTTGCTTTGATGGAAGGGAGGGGTCATTATCTGATATACAGAGACAGACTAGTGCAAACGTGCAGATATTACCAAGAGAAGATCTTCCATCATGCGCCCTAGATTCTGATGAACTCATACAG ATTGTTGGAGATATTAGAGCTGCTCGGAATGCTCTTATGCATATAACTACAAAACTAAGGAGTTATCTATACCGTGAGATGTCTGGTCCTATTCAAGTTGGTAACATTAATGTACATGGAGCCATTTCTCCAGCAACTGGCTCACCTCGAGGACCATACCagggaaatgatattccaatgggTCCTTACCACCAAGCACCACAACTGACAGCTTCATGGCACTCAAAG GATAGTGGAGGCAGTGCAAGTGGATCATTTGAGCAAGGTAGCAACATTAATGATGATATCAGGCAAAATGCTTCAAAAAG ATTTGCTGTTCCTCTAGTGACTAGAAGCACGTTAGAAGTTGTCATACCAAACAGTGCTGTTGCAAGCCTCACCATGAGGGCTGGTAGCAAGCTTGCCCAAATAAGCGAG ATGTCTGGTGCTACTGTAACTCTCGCTGATGATAGACCTGGCATCTTGGAGAAAGTTGTACAAATATCTGGTACCCCTGAGCAGACTGAAAAAGCTAAAAGTTTGCTGCAGGGATTTATTCTTAGCA TCCAAGATGACAGTTGA